TACGGTAGCGATTGCCTCCGCTTTCGGATTTGCTGCCGCGTTAAGTAAATTTTCAGGGTAAAGACCTTTAATCAAGGTATTAGGTTCTGCCCACATTCTGTTTCACGATTAACTCAAAAGAAGGGCTTTGTGACGATTAGCAAGGAAACACAAAGCCTTAATATGCCTTGGCAGCAAGAGTACGGGTATTCCCCGACAGTGAAAGTTGGGGACACCATCTATCTCTCTGAGCAGGTAAGTCATGATAAACAAGGAGAATTAATCATGGTGACAACTACTCGCATTTATCAATTTCATCAGTATGGTAATCCAGAAGTTTTGCAACTAGATACGGTTCCTCTACTTGAACCAATCTCTGGGGAAGTGCGCGTTCGGGTGCAGGCAATGAGTTTGAATCGTGCTGATTTGCTGTGGATGGCAAATAATTACCTTGAAACGCCAGAACTACCCTCTCGTCTTGGAAATGAAATTGCAGGTGTGGTGGAAGCCGTTGGAGCAAAAGTTACTGAGTTTGAAGTGGGCGATCGTGTTAGTTCCATTCCTGCTTTTTCAATTAGCGACTATGCCAATTTTGGTGAAACGGCAATTCTACCCGTGCGCGGTTTAATGAAAACACCTGATAAGTTTACCCCAGCACAAGGAGCGGGATTTGCATTTTCTTATTTCACCGGCTATTTCGCACTTCTGGAACTTGGTCGTTTGCAACCGTATCAAACAGTATTGATTACCGCAGGAACCAGCACTACTGGATTAGCTGCAATCGCGATTGCAAAGAAAGTTGGTGCAAAAATCATTGCTACTACCCGAACCAGCAAAAAACGTGACACCTTGCTTAAGGCGGGTGCTGACGCTGTGATAGCCACAGAGGAAGAAGATTTGATCGCTCGTGTGATGGAGTTTACAGGTGGTCAGGGAGCCGATGTTGTGTACGATGCGGTAGCCGGGGCACTCAGTGAAAAACTAGTACAGGCAACAAGAATTCGCGGACATTGGATTGTCTATGGTTTGCTGGATGCCGAAAATCTGGAAACTTTCCCTTGGTTGCCAATAGTAATCCGCAGCGTTCAATTCCACGGCTATAAAGTGTTTGATTTCACTGGAAATCGTCACTTGGGATTGGTTCGAGATGAAGAAGCTTTTGCTCGTGCCAAAAAATTTATTAGTCAAGGGTTGGCGGATGGTTCCTTGCCCATTACCATCGATCGCGAATTTCAGGGGCTAGAGAAACTGCCTGAAGCCATGCAATATATGTCATCTAATCTGGCATCAGGAAAGATTGTCATCACAATTTAACCCAAACTATATTGCCATACTGGGAGACATTTCAGGCTAAAAACCGTGTTGTCATGGTGTCGCAACCGAACATGACATGACGATCGCTCCACACTGATTGATCCCTGTAGCGTTGGCGACCTGCGGTTGAGATTGCCTAACCCACTCAATGGTTAGGTTTCAATTTTCTCTTACTGCCAATTCAATGCCGACAACATTTTGGAGAGAACGATTATGAAAGGTTACGGGTCAACGGGGCTTGAAAGCATACTTCAGAAAAGCTACACAGTTAAGATTAGCGAGTACATTGGCAGCGGCTGGGAAACATTCAAGAAAAATCCTGCTGGGTTTGTTGGCTTTACATTTGTGTTTTTCTTGATTAACGTTGCGATCGCCAAAGTTAGCCAGTCTGTCACTCTAGAGGGGTTCATCAGCCTCTTAATTTCTGCTCCTTTAAATGCAGGATTTTTAATCGTGGCATTTAAACTTTTGAAAAATCGAGCCACAACGTTTGGTGATTTCTTCAGGGGTTTTAATAACTACCTGCCGCTTTTCCTAGTCAGTCTCGTTTCTAGCGTGGTGATTAGTATTGGGTTGTTACTGCTTCTCATTCCTGGTGTTTACCTAGCAGTTGCCTACATCTTTGCACTGCCCTTAGTACTCGAAAAGAAGATGAACTTCTGGGATGGGATGGAGTTTAGCCGCAAGCTGATTTCCAAGCATTGGTTCTCTTTCTTTGGCTTTGCTTTTGTGTTGGTACTACTAAATC
Above is a window of Funiculus sociatus GB2-C1 DNA encoding:
- a CDS encoding glycerophosphoryl diester phosphodiesterase membrane domain-containing protein gives rise to the protein MKGYGSTGLESILQKSYTVKISEYIGSGWETFKKNPAGFVGFTFVFFLINVAIAKVSQSVTLEGFISLLISAPLNAGFLIVAFKLLKNRATTFGDFFRGFNNYLPLFLVSLVSSVVISIGLLLLLIPGVYLAVAYIFALPLVLEKKMNFWDGMEFSRKLISKHWFSFFGFAFVLVLLNLAGVLLLGVGLLVTIPLSVCAIAAAYADIVGLTPSSSDF
- a CDS encoding zinc-dependent alcohol dehydrogenase family protein, yielding MTISKETQSLNMPWQQEYGYSPTVKVGDTIYLSEQVSHDKQGELIMVTTTRIYQFHQYGNPEVLQLDTVPLLEPISGEVRVRVQAMSLNRADLLWMANNYLETPELPSRLGNEIAGVVEAVGAKVTEFEVGDRVSSIPAFSISDYANFGETAILPVRGLMKTPDKFTPAQGAGFAFSYFTGYFALLELGRLQPYQTVLITAGTSTTGLAAIAIAKKVGAKIIATTRTSKKRDTLLKAGADAVIATEEEDLIARVMEFTGGQGADVVYDAVAGALSEKLVQATRIRGHWIVYGLLDAENLETFPWLPIVIRSVQFHGYKVFDFTGNRHLGLVRDEEAFARAKKFISQGLADGSLPITIDREFQGLEKLPEAMQYMSSNLASGKIVITI